One Bacillus sp. F19 genomic region harbors:
- a CDS encoding ABC transporter substrate-binding protein gives MKTKKCQFLIIFLLSFMLLITGCNPKTNEKSSGSVNGGSTSGNTLVISSVREPDTIDVHKSTWVDDSNGHIYETLLKRDLEGNLIPGLAEKYETSEDGKVWTFYLNKNAKFHSGEPVTADAVKKTFERFLQHSAVKFIAGPVDKIEAVDAQKLMIYFTEPFAPFASGLTTAYLAPMDPKAVSQYGDDFGEHPAAAGIFKFAERKRGSSIEYAKNDAYNWGPSFVENKGAPAFDKYEFRFITDDDTRVLEFKKGTTQIMTKVPPTYVKDLKNTEGVSIDSMYEQGITYLGFNNKKPKFKDKRVRQAIALGIDRKPIVKFALEGYAKPVFGPLPHTIPGYSESVEVSAQEKYTRNIKKAKSLLAEAGWKDSDGDGIADKDGKPFSFELWLSDEPVMQRIAQVIQGQLKEIGVDVKISVQEAASISANTPKGLHEALLTAYGWSDPDILYIYFAKGSSIRMHYESEELHNMLTKGRQTMNPEERMKIYEEAQQYLVEESPWVPLFVRENITAYRDIERFKQNPFSQTIIFNDIRPK, from the coding sequence GGCAATACATTAGTCATATCTTCTGTGAGGGAGCCAGATACTATAGACGTTCATAAGTCAACATGGGTGGATGATTCCAATGGTCATATTTATGAAACTTTGCTAAAAAGGGATTTGGAAGGGAACCTGATCCCCGGCTTGGCTGAAAAATATGAAACCTCGGAAGATGGGAAAGTGTGGACGTTCTATTTAAATAAAAACGCAAAATTTCATTCCGGAGAACCTGTTACGGCGGACGCTGTTAAAAAAACATTCGAAAGGTTTCTTCAACATTCGGCAGTTAAATTTATTGCTGGTCCAGTAGATAAAATCGAGGCTGTAGATGCACAAAAATTAATGATTTATTTCACAGAGCCTTTTGCACCGTTCGCAAGTGGACTAACAACTGCTTATTTAGCGCCAATGGACCCTAAAGCTGTGAGTCAGTATGGAGATGATTTTGGCGAACATCCGGCAGCTGCAGGAATATTTAAATTCGCAGAGCGTAAACGAGGATCATCCATAGAATACGCGAAAAATGATGCCTACAATTGGGGTCCTTCCTTCGTAGAAAACAAGGGTGCACCAGCATTTGATAAATATGAATTCCGCTTTATTACAGATGACGATACAAGAGTGCTTGAGTTCAAGAAAGGTACCACGCAAATTATGACAAAGGTGCCACCAACCTATGTTAAAGATCTCAAAAATACAGAAGGTGTATCGATTGATAGCATGTATGAACAAGGAATTACTTACCTAGGATTCAATAACAAAAAGCCGAAATTTAAGGATAAACGAGTTAGACAGGCCATCGCACTCGGTATCGACCGTAAACCGATTGTAAAATTTGCTTTGGAGGGATATGCAAAACCGGTATTTGGTCCGTTGCCTCATACTATACCTGGTTATAGTGAATCGGTTGAAGTGTCGGCACAAGAAAAGTATACCCGTAATATTAAAAAGGCCAAGTCACTATTAGCAGAAGCGGGTTGGAAAGATTCCGATGGAGACGGAATTGCTGACAAGGACGGTAAACCATTCTCATTTGAATTATGGTTATCTGATGAACCAGTTATGCAAAGAATTGCCCAAGTTATTCAAGGCCAATTAAAGGAAATTGGTGTTGATGTGAAAATTTCTGTTCAAGAAGCCGCCTCAATTTCTGCCAATACACCAAAAGGATTACACGAAGCGCTTTTGACAGCGTACGGATGGTCAGATCCTGATATCTTATATATATATTTTGCAAAAGGCAGTTCAATCAGAATGCATTATGAATCTGAAGAATTGCACAACATGCTGACAAAAGGACGTCAAACCATGAATCCGGAAGAGCGAATGAAGATTTATGAAGAAGCACAACAGTATTTAGTGGAAGAATCACCTTGGGTTCCATTATTTGTACGTGAAAACATCACAGCTTACCGTGACATTGAAAGGTTTAAACAAAATCCATTTTCACAAACCATTATTTTCAATGATATCCGTCCGAAATAA
- a CDS encoding ABC transporter permease — MSKYIMQRTFSMIVTLIGVSFLVFLMMHLIPGDPVTYILGDFATEESIAELKRSLGLDQPLFFQYIDYLKNVFQGDLGTSYVTGLTVVEEIYARFPITFQLAVCSLLIGSVVGIVMGILAAVKQNTIFDQLAMVISLIGISAPGFWIALFLIWIFSYQLNIFPISGYEGFYSLILPSITLGLGSAGNIARMTRSSMLEVIKQDFMRTAKAKGLALIPMIFQHALQNAMIPIITLIGLQFGFLLAGAVVIETVFALPGLGSFSVEAISKRDLPTVQGLVLFMASLFIITNLVVDIVYSIVDPRIKY; from the coding sequence TTGTCAAAATATATTATGCAACGAACGTTTTCAATGATAGTTACATTGATTGGTGTCTCGTTTTTAGTCTTTCTGATGATGCATCTAATCCCGGGTGATCCAGTTACCTATATTTTAGGCGATTTTGCAACGGAAGAATCCATAGCCGAATTAAAAAGAAGTCTTGGTCTCGACCAGCCGCTTTTTTTTCAATACATTGATTACTTAAAAAATGTTTTCCAAGGGGACTTAGGTACTTCCTATGTAACTGGACTGACGGTAGTTGAGGAAATTTATGCCCGATTTCCAATTACCTTTCAATTAGCGGTTTGTAGTCTTTTAATTGGGTCTGTCGTTGGAATTGTAATGGGAATATTAGCGGCTGTAAAACAAAACACAATTTTTGATCAGTTAGCAATGGTCATCTCATTAATTGGAATCTCTGCACCAGGGTTTTGGATTGCTCTATTTCTTATTTGGATTTTTTCTTATCAATTGAACATTTTCCCTATTTCCGGATATGAAGGATTTTATTCATTAATCCTTCCTTCTATTACGCTTGGTTTAGGTTCAGCTGGAAATATTGCAAGAATGACAAGGTCAAGTATGCTCGAGGTCATTAAACAAGATTTTATGAGAACCGCCAAAGCTAAAGGTCTTGCATTAATCCCGATGATTTTTCAACATGCACTCCAAAATGCCATGATACCGATCATTACATTAATAGGATTACAGTTCGGCTTCTTACTAGCCGGTGCTGTTGTTATTGAAACGGTATTCGCACTACCTGGGTTAGGGAGTTTTTCAGTTGAAGCAATCTCAAAGAGAGATTTGCCAACTGTACAGGGTCTAGTTCTATTTATGGCATCTCTATTTATTATCACAAATTTAGTTGTAGATATCGTATACAGCATTGTTGACCCTCGCATTAAATATTAG
- a CDS encoding ABC transporter permease produces MSSSAPKLTKSANNFIPQQNSELEATKSKSYWALVGKRLITNKSAVIGAIILLFFVTVSLLAPLIAQYPIDVMEIEKRFLPPGGEHLLGTDEFGRDIFSRMLYGGRVSLMVGLVAVLIAGMIGVILGIISGYYRRIDIYIMQFMDILLAFPSLLLAIAIIAVLGVGLTNAMIAVAISVVPSYVRVVRGTVLSIREKEYIEAVRALGVSDLKIIVKHVFPNVLSPIIVLSSLQFGTSILVAAALSFLGLGAQPPTPEWGAMAYVGKSFLGQAWWMSLFPGLAIMLVVLGFNLLGDGLRDALDPRQK; encoded by the coding sequence TTGAGCAGTTCAGCTCCTAAACTCACAAAATCCGCAAACAATTTCATACCTCAACAGAATAGTGAACTGGAAGCAACAAAATCCAAGTCCTACTGGGCATTAGTTGGAAAAAGGTTGATAACGAATAAAAGTGCCGTTATTGGAGCTATTATTTTATTATTTTTTGTTACGGTATCCTTACTTGCACCATTGATTGCACAGTATCCGATAGACGTAATGGAAATTGAAAAACGGTTCTTGCCTCCAGGAGGCGAACATCTATTAGGAACAGATGAGTTTGGAAGAGATATCTTTTCAAGAATGTTATATGGGGGACGGGTTTCATTAATGGTGGGTCTTGTTGCTGTACTGATAGCAGGGATGATCGGAGTGATTTTAGGTATTATTTCTGGCTATTATCGGAGAATTGATATTTACATTATGCAGTTTATGGATATCTTGTTGGCCTTTCCATCCCTTTTGCTTGCGATTGCGATTATAGCGGTACTTGGTGTCGGTTTAACAAATGCGATGATTGCTGTAGCAATCTCGGTCGTACCCTCTTATGTAAGGGTAGTCAGAGGAACAGTATTATCAATTAGGGAAAAAGAATATATTGAGGCTGTAAGAGCTCTCGGTGTTTCGGATTTAAAAATAATAGTAAAACATGTATTTCCAAATGTATTATCTCCAATCATTGTGTTATCAAGTTTACAATTTGGTACAAGTATTCTTGTGGCTGCAGCATTAAGCTTCTTAGGACTGGGAGCACAACCGCCAACTCCTGAATGGGGGGCAATGGCATATGTTGGAAAATCTTTTTTAGGGCAGGCGTGGTGGATGTCACTTTTCCCTGGACTAGCTATTATGTTAGTCGTACTTGGATTTAACCTGCTAGGTGACGGCCTGCGGGATGCACTAGATCCAAGGCAAAAATAA
- a CDS encoding ABC transporter ATP-binding protein encodes MSKVLVEKDQQLLKVEGLSIKFKTGKKDFVNAVSCVDFTIHKGETVALVGESGCGKSVTSLSIMRLIANSIGKIDGKIILKDKDLNLMSEKKMRSIRGKDVSMIFQEPMTSLNPVHKIGRQISEVIKLHMDISGNELKKQTVEMLKKVGIPRPDKVVDEYPHQLSGGMRQRVMIAMAMACNPSLLIADEPTTALDVTIQAQILDLMNDLKNNNDTAILLITHDLGVVAEMADRVMVMYYGQIVEEADVKTIFKNPQHPYTIGLLNSIPSLEDELDMLQPIEGNVPNIGEVTKGCPFFSRCTHAISKCLEQNPPLVKKNKEHSVRCWLYLNEEALA; translated from the coding sequence ATGTCAAAAGTCCTTGTAGAAAAGGATCAACAACTTCTTAAAGTGGAAGGACTTTCTATTAAATTTAAAACAGGGAAAAAAGATTTTGTAAACGCTGTCAGCTGTGTGGACTTTACGATCCATAAAGGTGAAACGGTTGCCCTGGTTGGTGAATCAGGCTGTGGTAAAAGCGTTACGTCCCTATCGATCATGAGATTGATTGCAAACAGCATTGGGAAAATCGACGGAAAGATTATATTAAAAGATAAAGACCTGAATCTTATGTCCGAAAAGAAAATGCGTTCCATTCGTGGAAAAGATGTTTCAATGATTTTTCAAGAACCCATGACATCGTTAAATCCTGTCCATAAAATTGGAAGACAAATTAGTGAAGTTATAAAACTTCATATGGATATTTCGGGAAATGAACTAAAAAAACAGACTGTTGAGATGTTAAAGAAGGTTGGAATTCCACGTCCTGATAAGGTCGTTGATGAATATCCTCACCAACTGTCGGGCGGAATGAGACAGCGGGTAATGATTGCAATGGCGATGGCCTGTAATCCTAGTCTATTAATTGCGGATGAGCCGACAACTGCGCTTGATGTCACTATCCAAGCCCAAATCCTTGATTTAATGAATGATCTTAAAAATAACAATGATACAGCGATATTGCTGATTACTCACGATTTAGGTGTTGTTGCAGAAATGGCCGATCGGGTTATGGTCATGTACTACGGCCAAATAGTGGAAGAAGCTGATGTGAAAACTATTTTCAAAAACCCGCAGCATCCGTACACAATTGGTCTGTTAAACTCGATCCCCAGTCTTGAAGATGAGCTAGATATGTTACAGCCTATTGAGGGAAATGTACCTAATATCGGCGAAGTGACGAAAGGATGTCCATTTTTCTCAAGATGCACCCATGCAATTTCCAAATGTCTGGAACAAAATCCGCCTCTTGTAAAAAAGAATAAAGAGCACTCTGTTAGATGTTGGTTATATCTGAATGAGGAGGCGTTAGCATGA
- a CDS encoding dipeptide ABC transporter ATP-binding protein, which yields MSEVLLEVNELKTYFPISTGLISPKKDYVKAVDGVSFNLIKGETLGIVGESGCGKSTTGRSILKLIEPTSGEIKFEGRDILKLNKSELRKLRKRMQIVFQDPFASLNPRLRISSILEEALATHNIGKNGKERKQKMLEILKMVGLSAYHADRYPHEFSGGQRQRIGIARAIAVSPSLIIADEPVSALDVSVQAQILNLFQNLQKKLGLTYIFIAHDLSVVKHISDRIGVMYLGRIVEFADKKQLFSEPLHPYTKALMSSVPVPNPELIKKERIILKGDVPNPANPPKGCSFHPRCFACMEVCKTKKPRNIEVNPGQFVACHLYDSELIQGY from the coding sequence ATGAGTGAAGTACTGCTAGAGGTTAATGAACTTAAAACGTACTTTCCTATTAGCACTGGTCTCATCTCACCCAAAAAAGACTATGTTAAAGCGGTCGATGGGGTTTCTTTCAACCTGATAAAAGGTGAAACCTTAGGAATTGTTGGAGAAAGCGGCTGCGGTAAGTCCACAACGGGAAGGAGCATATTAAAATTAATTGAACCAACAAGCGGAGAGATCAAGTTTGAAGGAAGGGATATTTTAAAATTAAATAAAAGTGAATTAAGGAAGCTCCGTAAACGAATGCAGATTGTTTTTCAAGATCCCTTTGCCTCATTAAATCCGCGTCTGCGAATTTCTTCGATATTAGAAGAAGCATTGGCAACACATAACATAGGAAAAAATGGGAAAGAACGAAAGCAAAAAATGTTAGAAATACTGAAAATGGTAGGATTAAGCGCTTATCATGCTGACCGTTATCCACATGAATTCAGCGGAGGACAAAGACAACGAATAGGGATCGCTCGCGCTATCGCTGTAAGTCCCTCCTTAATTATTGCGGATGAACCAGTTTCTGCACTGGATGTATCGGTTCAAGCACAAATTCTAAACTTATTTCAGAATCTTCAGAAAAAGTTAGGCTTAACATACATTTTTATTGCGCATGATTTGAGTGTCGTAAAGCATATAAGTGACAGAATCGGAGTTATGTATTTAGGGAGAATTGTTGAGTTTGCTGATAAGAAACAATTGTTTTCAGAACCATTACATCCATATACAAAAGCCCTGATGTCATCTGTACCTGTTCCTAATCCTGAACTTATTAAAAAAGAAAGAATCATTTTAAAAGGAGATGTACCGAACCCGGCAAATCCTCCGAAAGGGTGTTCGTTTCATCCACGGTGTTTTGCCTGCATGGAAGTGTGTAAGACGAAAAAACCTCGAAATATCGAGGTTAATCCAGGCCAGTTTGTAGCTTGTCATTTGTATGATTCTGAATTGATACAAGGCTACTAA
- the menC gene encoding o-succinylbenzoate synthase, whose amino-acid sequence MDINQISLQRIKLPLKSPFSTSFGKVTKKDIIIVKVFSGEQVGFAESVAMPYPIYNEETTGTVWHMLETHLIPQLLDKRINKPQDVSEMFSYIRRNNMAKAAVEMAVWDLYSKQNGLTLSAALGGNRKEIEVGVSIGIADSIDKLLEQVEGFLEDGYKKIKVKVKPGWDIKPMEAIRKKFGDQIPLMADANSAYSLNDKELLKEFDQFNLIMVEQPLAHDDIFDHAKLQAEMKTPICLDESIHSVEDARKAIEINACKIINIKIGRVGGLTEAKKMHDLCEEKNIPVWCGGMLEAGIGRSHNIAIASLSNFSIPGDTSASSRYFHEDIILPEVTLSKPGIISVPEQHGIGFDINNEVINELVFDEKVFKREAIIR is encoded by the coding sequence ATGGATATAAATCAAATTTCATTACAACGCATAAAATTACCCTTAAAATCTCCATTTTCAACAAGCTTCGGCAAAGTGACAAAAAAGGATATTATCATTGTTAAGGTATTTAGTGGCGAACAAGTAGGTTTTGCTGAAAGTGTTGCGATGCCGTATCCAATCTACAATGAAGAGACGACCGGCACAGTATGGCACATGCTTGAGACCCATTTAATTCCGCAGCTTTTAGATAAAAGAATTAATAAGCCCCAAGATGTTTCAGAAATGTTTTCGTATATACGTCGGAATAACATGGCAAAAGCAGCGGTTGAAATGGCGGTCTGGGATTTATATAGCAAGCAAAATGGACTGACACTTTCTGCTGCATTGGGCGGCAATCGTAAAGAAATCGAAGTCGGTGTAAGCATCGGAATAGCAGACAGTATCGATAAGCTATTAGAACAAGTAGAGGGCTTTTTAGAAGATGGATATAAAAAGATCAAAGTAAAGGTTAAGCCAGGCTGGGATATAAAACCAATGGAGGCCATTCGTAAAAAATTCGGAGATCAGATTCCGCTTATGGCTGATGCAAACTCTGCTTATTCCCTTAATGACAAGGAGTTGTTAAAGGAATTTGATCAGTTTAATTTAATCATGGTCGAGCAGCCATTAGCCCATGATGACATTTTTGATCATGCTAAACTGCAAGCAGAAATGAAAACACCCATTTGTTTAGATGAAAGCATTCATTCTGTAGAAGACGCTAGAAAAGCCATCGAAATAAATGCCTGCAAAATAATCAATATCAAGATTGGTAGAGTTGGTGGATTAACCGAAGCAAAAAAGATGCACGACTTATGTGAGGAAAAAAATATTCCTGTATGGTGTGGCGGTATGCTTGAAGCAGGGATTGGAAGGTCCCATAACATTGCTATAGCTTCATTAAGCAATTTCTCTATTCCTGGAGACACATCTGCTTCCAGCCGTTATTTCCACGAAGATATTATTTTACCAGAGGTAACTTTATCAAAACCAGGAATAATTAGCGTACCGGAACAGCATGGTATAGGTTTTGATATTAATAATGAGGTTATTAATGAGCTAGTTTTTGATGAAAAAGTATTTAAAAGAGAAGCTATAATTCGTTAA
- a CDS encoding GNAT family N-acetyltransferase, translating to MVLTQQIVYKQIEDLKEMQDVVYFQEEIWGNAVVTPLPQLIAASHHGGIIIGAFNEGELIGFTYGFSGYKNEEHYLISHMTGVRQNYQNYGIGLNLKLKQRELAIEYGYKNIKWTFDPLEARNAYFNLNKLGAYAKTYFNSYYGEMGDKLNTGLPSDRFLVEWDICSNRVTEALFGPQKGSSFKNYHPLLTWSDFGDIPLPLDEKPIENEIGYLVPVPANFQSLKQVDNGAAKAWRYKFRNVVSKAISKGYKVTGIIKNTTNVHFYIIENNVEALHD from the coding sequence ATGGTATTAACACAACAGATCGTTTATAAACAAATAGAAGATTTAAAGGAAATGCAAGATGTAGTTTATTTTCAAGAAGAAATCTGGGGCAATGCTGTAGTCACTCCACTTCCGCAGCTTATAGCTGCTTCTCACCATGGTGGGATAATAATTGGAGCATTTAATGAAGGTGAATTAATTGGCTTTACCTATGGTTTTTCGGGTTATAAAAATGAAGAACATTATTTGATTTCACACATGACGGGTGTCCGTCAAAATTACCAGAATTATGGGATTGGTTTAAATTTAAAGTTAAAACAAAGGGAATTGGCAATTGAATACGGCTATAAAAACATAAAATGGACTTTTGATCCTTTAGAAGCTAGAAATGCATATTTTAACCTCAATAAATTGGGAGCTTACGCAAAGACCTATTTTAATTCTTATTATGGAGAAATGGGTGATAAGCTAAACACTGGCCTACCTTCTGACAGATTTTTAGTAGAATGGGATATTTGTTCCAATCGGGTAACAGAAGCACTTTTTGGACCCCAAAAAGGGTCTTCATTTAAAAATTATCATCCGCTACTCACCTGGAGTGACTTTGGTGACATTCCGTTACCGCTTGATGAAAAACCAATTGAAAATGAAATAGGGTATTTAGTGCCCGTTCCTGCAAACTTTCAAAGCTTGAAACAAGTGGACAATGGAGCTGCAAAAGCCTGGAGATATAAGTTCAGAAATGTAGTATCTAAAGCAATATCAAAAGGTTATAAAGTTACAGGAATCATAAAGAATACAACCAACGTCCATTTTTATATCATTGAAAACAACGTGGAGGCTTTACATGATTGA
- a CDS encoding M20 peptidase aminoacylase family protein, which translates to MIERIQNWIDENKELITSTYHHFHSNAEISWKEEKTTEYICKQLQLLDIPFEIFEDHTGVIGYWGNREEGPTVGIRADIDALWQLVDGEWKANHSCGHDAHMTMVLHAISCLKDLNFQPKGLIKIIFQPAEESGKGAMKLIEKGVIDDIDYLLGIHVRPIQELQYGQASPAIYHGSTTLLQGRIHGIQAHGSRPNLGINVVDSLGAIIQAVNSVKKDPTISASAKVTIVQAGGKNINIIPDYAEFGIDVRAQHNEVMDDLLKQVHHAVVSAGSANGAKVELKQVATMVAAESSPSLEELVKEAIIEALGQNALVAPPVTPGGEDFHFYKNSFPHLKATMVGLGSDLKPSLHHPNMSFNLDSLQNGIKVLSLVTLKLLKEQAKTKLLK; encoded by the coding sequence ATGATTGAAAGAATTCAAAATTGGATTGATGAAAATAAAGAATTAATAACCTCGACCTATCATCATTTTCATTCAAATGCTGAGATTAGCTGGAAAGAAGAAAAGACAACTGAGTACATATGCAAACAATTACAGCTCTTGGACATTCCTTTTGAAATATTTGAAGATCATACCGGAGTGATAGGATATTGGGGAAACAGAGAAGAAGGTCCAACAGTTGGAATCAGAGCAGACATTGATGCATTGTGGCAGCTAGTAGATGGCGAGTGGAAAGCCAATCATTCTTGTGGCCATGACGCGCATATGACCATGGTTCTCCATGCCATTTCTTGCTTAAAGGATTTAAACTTTCAACCTAAAGGATTAATAAAAATCATTTTTCAGCCTGCGGAGGAATCCGGTAAAGGTGCAATGAAACTTATTGAAAAAGGAGTAATTGATGATATTGATTATTTGCTGGGAATTCATGTGCGTCCCATTCAGGAATTACAATATGGCCAGGCTTCCCCCGCTATATATCATGGATCGACCACCTTATTACAGGGTAGGATTCACGGAATTCAGGCGCATGGTTCAAGGCCAAATCTTGGTATAAATGTTGTTGACTCATTAGGAGCAATCATCCAGGCTGTTAACTCAGTGAAGAAGGACCCGACCATTTCCGCATCCGCAAAAGTTACGATTGTTCAGGCTGGCGGAAAAAATATCAACATTATTCCGGACTATGCTGAGTTTGGAATCGATGTGAGAGCACAGCACAATGAAGTTATGGATGATCTCTTAAAACAGGTGCACCATGCTGTTGTTTCAGCCGGTTCAGCTAATGGGGCCAAAGTGGAATTGAAACAGGTTGCAACAATGGTTGCTGCCGAATCAAGTCCAAGTTTGGAGGAATTAGTTAAAGAGGCCATTATTGAGGCACTGGGTCAAAATGCTCTTGTTGCTCCTCCAGTGACACCGGGTGGGGAAGATTTTCATTTTTATAAAAATTCTTTTCCTCATTTGAAAGCAACGATGGTGGGACTTGGCTCAGATTTAAAACCCTCATTGCATCATCCAAATATGAGTTTTAACTTAGATTCTTTACAAAATGGCATAAAAGTATTATCTCTTGTCACTCTAAAACTATTAAAAGAGCAAGCAAAAACAAAATTACTAAAGTAA
- a CDS encoding S9 family peptidase produces MSLRTTLPEDINNFQWPSNPTISPDGQKVVYERTVACVKDDNYETHLYFTDIQGKSSRILTTYGTSNLNPVWSPDGKTIAFISNRAHGKQVWLLPLDGGEARCLTRFRHGVSSFVWSPDGKTIFCIVPVAQNAEVEIFVENKTVKETKDEIDRETKEWHGGPKRYSLLYYKNDGSGLQKPLSLQIVATNVNTGICEQLTSGINDVSEPVVSPDGKFIAFSSSREDENFLFGGQIYRLTVSSGNVELLYGDTKASSPSYSPDGKWLAFLSTKVDQKQLLVIPADGGNTRCLSQQYPDTLVDMIFTDMRYLRYPLRPQWSKDSSYVYGLGTREGRNEIVRFSIDESDEHAVVVIGGDRTIFHYAYDGDETFAVAYSTVNHPGKIASIQIDETNTVECKFRDPKETFSNIQLPLFPETEVRLDDCNDKLISELIVVEPEVFTYRSEDGWQIQGFLLKPANFDAEKKYPVLLDIHGGPHSAYGFTYFHQMQLFAAQGYAVIYTNPRGSSGFGEEFTNAVHGDYGGKDMADILNGLQEALRRFDYLDENRVAVNGISYGGFMVNWLVTRTNRFFAAISEGCISNWISMYGTSDISPYFVEQEFLGKTDLETLWKFSPLAYVDNVKTPLLLLHNENDLRCPMEQAEQFYSHIKRRGGEVELVRIPNASHGLLQYGKPALRIARLKTIIDFVNKHLQVEKLETSTHYT; encoded by the coding sequence ATGAGTTTACGTACTACTTTACCAGAAGATATAAATAATTTTCAGTGGCCAAGCAATCCCACGATTTCCCCGGATGGACAAAAAGTGGTTTATGAAAGAACAGTTGCGTGTGTTAAAGATGACAATTATGAAACACATTTGTATTTTACAGATATCCAAGGAAAATCGAGTAGAATTTTGACAACCTATGGTACAAGTAACCTCAATCCAGTCTGGTCACCAGACGGTAAAACAATTGCCTTCATCTCGAACCGTGCTCACGGGAAGCAAGTCTGGCTTTTACCTCTTGACGGTGGCGAGGCACGTTGTTTGACGAGGTTCCGCCATGGAGTTAGTTCTTTTGTTTGGTCGCCTGACGGAAAGACCATATTTTGCATAGTCCCAGTTGCTCAAAATGCAGAAGTGGAAATTTTTGTTGAAAACAAGACGGTAAAAGAGACCAAAGATGAAATAGATCGTGAAACAAAAGAATGGCATGGAGGACCGAAGCGCTACAGTTTGCTTTATTACAAAAACGATGGAAGCGGCTTACAAAAACCACTTAGTCTGCAAATCGTGGCAACTAATGTAAATACGGGAATATGTGAACAGTTAACAAGTGGAATAAATGACGTCTCTGAACCTGTGGTTTCCCCTGATGGAAAGTTTATCGCGTTTAGCTCGAGCAGAGAGGATGAAAATTTTCTGTTTGGGGGACAGATTTACCGCTTAACGGTTTCTAGTGGAAATGTGGAATTGCTGTACGGTGATACCAAAGCCAGCTCGCCATCTTACTCACCTGATGGAAAGTGGCTGGCGTTTTTGAGTACTAAAGTGGACCAAAAGCAATTGTTGGTTATTCCTGCAGATGGTGGAAACACAAGGTGCCTAAGCCAACAATATCCAGATACACTCGTTGATATGATCTTTACGGATATGCGCTACCTTAGATATCCACTGCGTCCTCAGTGGTCAAAAGACAGCAGCTATGTTTATGGTCTAGGCACACGGGAAGGCCGTAATGAAATTGTGAGATTCTCGATTGATGAAAGCGATGAACATGCAGTAGTTGTTATTGGGGGAGACCGGACAATTTTTCATTATGCTTACGATGGAGATGAAACGTTTGCCGTTGCTTACTCGACAGTTAATCATCCGGGAAAAATTGCTTCGATACAAATTGATGAAACAAATACAGTTGAGTGTAAGTTTCGAGATCCGAAGGAAACTTTCTCTAATATCCAACTGCCGCTCTTTCCTGAAACCGAGGTTCGTCTGGATGACTGCAACGACAAGTTGATATCCGAACTCATCGTGGTCGAACCGGAAGTGTTTACTTACAGATCAGAAGATGGTTGGCAAATACAAGGATTCTTGCTGAAGCCGGCTAACTTTGATGCCGAAAAAAAATATCCCGTTCTATTGGATATACATGGCGGCCCGCATTCTGCGTACGGTTTCACTTATTTTCATCAAATGCAGTTGTTCGCTGCGCAGGGATATGCAGTAATTTATACGAATCCTCGAGGCAGTTCGGGATTTGGAGAGGAGTTCACCAATGCAGTACATGGAGATTATGGCGGCAAGGACATGGCCGATATTTTGAATGGATTGCAAGAAGCGCTTCGGCGGTTTGATTACCTTGACGAAAACCGGGTGGCAGTTAACGGAATCAGCTACGGCGGCTTTATGGTGAATTGGCTCGTTACTCGTACAAACCGATTTTTTGCCGCAATTTCTGAAGGTTGTATTTCCAACTGGATTTCTATGTACGGTACAAGCGATATTTCCCCCTATTTTGTTGAACAAGAATTTTTAGGGAAAACAGACTTGGAAACGCTTTGGAAGTTCTCTCCGCTCGCCTATGTGGACAATGTGAAGACACCACTTTTGCTACTCCATAATGAAAATGATTTAAGATGTCCAATGGAGCAGGCTGAACAGTTTTATTCTCATATTAAGCGCCGTGGAGGAGAGGTAGAATTAGTTCGAATTCCTAATGCCAGCCATGGTCTTCTGCAATATGGAAAGCCTGCGTTACGCATTGCTAGATTAAAAACGATAATTGATTTTGTTAACAAACATTTACAAGTAGAAAAACTCGAAACATCAACCCATTATACCTGA